The region ATTAATTCATATTGATTGAGGAATGAATAGGAAGAATAAAGTAATTACTTGTTTTGAATTATAATATCAAATCAAACGATTTTAAAAAAGTGGTTATCATATTAAAAAATAAAGGAGTTCAAATGAAAAATACAACATTAGCTTTGATAGCTGGAGTTTCAATTGTCTTGGCAGGTTGCGCAACATCTGTACCTACCAAAAATGGAGTGAGTTTAAACTTTAATTACCAATTTAAGAGAGAGCCTCAGGGTAAAACCAATCGTAGTTTGATATTAATTGAGCCAAAAATTATTTTTAGTAAAAATATTAGTCCGAATTATAGGGAAAAGTTTGAAAAATCTTTAAAATCTCAAGTTGAAGAGATGTTTAAGGCAGAAGGGTATCAAGTCATTAATGTCGCAGATAAAAACACCTTAAGCACTCAAGATAAAAAAGCTGGGTATTTGGCACTTGCAATCAGTGGTCATATTGATGTTTTGGAAGATACCAAGTTAAAAGTAGAGGCGAATACAAAAAATCTGGACCAAGAGGGCGTGGATACATCTTCAGGATTTTTAAGATTGGAATTTTTTGAACCTATGAGTTTGGATATTTTACATACTTTTAACATTGATCTTTCTAAACTTCACGCTAAAACCCATTATATTAAGCCTGTTGCAACCAATTCGGGTGGTTTTATGACTAAAAAAGTCGTGCATTCAGTTTCTGAAGATAGTTATGATGATGGCATCAAAAAAATCTTGAATCAA is a window of Helicobacter sp. 12S02232-10 DNA encoding:
- a CDS encoding HpaA family protein, yielding MKNTTLALIAGVSIVLAGCATSVPTKNGVSLNFNYQFKREPQGKTNRSLILIEPKIIFSKNISPNYREKFEKSLKSQVEEMFKAEGYQVINVADKNTLSTQDKKAGYLALAISGHIDVLEDTKLKVEANTKNLDQEGVDTSSGFLRLEFFEPMSLDILHTFNIDLSKLHAKTHYIKPVATNSGGFMTKKVVHSVSEDSYDDGIKKILNQIYAKTMKKIDKELSDKNIDQYEKALKEVKNKTGN